One genomic window of Cricetulus griseus strain 17A/GY chromosome 3, alternate assembly CriGri-PICRH-1.0, whole genome shotgun sequence includes the following:
- the LOC100768956 gene encoding olfactory receptor 51B6 isoform X2, with protein MPSVWLNISSSPFLLTGFPGLEKVHHLISLPLLVAYISILFGNGTLLFLIKDDHNLHEPMYYFLAMLAATDLGVTLTTMPTVLGVLWLNHREIGHGACFSQAYFIHTLSIVESGVLLAMAYDRFIAIRNPLRYTTILTDTRVIKIGIGVLTRAGLSIMPIIIRLHWFPYCRSHVLSHAFCLHQDVIKLACADITFNRLYPVVVVFAMVLLDFLIIFFSYVLILKTVMGIASTDERAKALNTCVSHICCILVFYVTVVGLTFIHRFGKHVPHVVHITMSYIYFLFPPFMNPVIYSIKTKQIQNGLLRLFSRPCSRT; from the coding sequence ATGCCCTCAGTGTGGCTCAACATCTCCTCATCCCCATTTCTGCTCACTGGATTCCCAGGTCTGGAGAAAGTACATCACCTGATCTCACTCCCATTGCTGGTGGCCTATATCTCCATATTATTTGGCAATGGCACCCTTCTTTTCCTCATTAAGGATGATCATAACCTCCATGAGCCCATGTACTATTTCTTAGCCATGCTGGCAGCTACAGATCTTGGAGTAACATTGACCACCATGCCCACAGTGCTGGGTGTACTGTGGTTAAATCACAGGGAGATTGGCCATGGAGCCTGCTTCTCTCAGGCCTATTTTATCCACACTCTCTCTATTGTGGAGTCAGGAGTCTTGCTtgccatggcctatgaccgttTCATTGCCATTAGAAACCCATTAAGATATACCACCATCCTTACAGATACTAGAGTAATAAAGATTGGCATAGGTGTATTGACAAGGGCTGGTCTATCAATCATGCCAATAATCATTCGCCTGCATTGGTTTCCCTATTGTCGATCCCATGTACTCTCTCATGCTTTCTGTCTACACCAAGATGTCATCAAACTAGCCTGTGCTGACATCACATTCAATCGTCTCTATCCTGTTGTGGTTGTATTTGCAATGGTTCTGCTAGATTTCCTAATCATCTTTTTCTCCTATGTTTTAATTCTCAAGACTGTCATGGGCATTGCTTCTACAGATGAGCGGGCTAAAGCCCTCAACACCTGTGTTTCCCATATCTGTTGCATCCTGGTCTTCTATGTCACTGTGGTTGGTCTGACATTTATTCACAGGTTCGGAAAGCATGTTCCTCATGTGGTCCACATCACAATGAGCTACATctacttcctttttcctccttttatgAACCCTGTCATCTATAGCATTAAGACCAAACAGATTCAAAATGGTTTGCTTCGCTTATTCTCCAGACCTTGTTCTAGAACATGA